The genomic DNA AAGGCACGATTTCTTTCTTCGGCGGGACCGACCTCCGACAAACTCCGTCTGTGTTTGTCCGTGTGAGTCTGTGGCAAGACTTCGGGGATAATTCCATGCGGGGGGAGCAACTGGCCAGGCAGTGGCGCATTTTGCGGACCATTGAATCCCGAAACCATGGGATCAGTGTCACCGAGCTTGCCCGGCAGGAAGGCTGGCATGTCCGTACTATTTGGCGCGATCCGGCTGCTATCCAGGATGCCGGCTTCCCCCTCTATGCTGAAAAGGACGGACAGAAGACCCGATACGGCTTCATCGAAGGCTACAAGTTGCACCTGCCAGTCCCCTTCACTGTAACGGAGTTGATGAGCCTCTACTTTTACCGGGACATCCTTCGACGCTGTAGCCAGGGCGTTGGCAGGGAGCGATGCCGTTCGTTTACAGCCGTCAGGGGCCTATGCGGCCAATCTCTTGGGGCTTTCTACACAGATTCCCATGAAGATTGTTTATCTTACGGATGGTCGTTCCCGCACCGTACAAATTGGAAAAAAACAGATCATCCTGAAGCGGACCACGCCACGGAACATAGCAACGGCAGGCAGAATCAGCGGATTGGTCATCCAGGCCCTGCGGCACTTGGGCCTAAAGCATGTAGATGAAGATGTTATTGCTCGGTTCGATCGCCGGTTGGATG from Deltaproteobacteria bacterium includes the following:
- a CDS encoding HTH domain-containing protein; translated protein: MRGEQLARQWRILRTIESRNHGISVTELARQEGWHVRTIWRDPAAIQDAGFPLYAEKDGQKTRYGFIEGYKLHLPVPFTVTELMSLYFYRDILRRCSQGVGRERCRSFTAVRGLCGQSLGAFYTDSHEDCLSYGWSFPHRTNWKKTDHPEADHATEHSNGRQNQRIGHPGPAALGPKACR